A segment of the Lolium perenne isolate Kyuss_39 chromosome 3, Kyuss_2.0, whole genome shotgun sequence genome:
TAGTTAGACGTATGTATCCTTAAGTATTGATTAATTGTTTAGACCATTTGCCAGATAAACTATGTTAAGTATGACTCTAGTTGATGTATAGAGTACACCACAGTCAGCAGCTGACTCTAAATTGATTACCACAATTACCATACATTTTATGTAGTTAGACGTATGTATCCTTAAGTTTTGATTAATTGtttagaccatttgccatataaaCTATCTTAAGTGTGACTCTAGTTGATGTATAGAGTACACCACAGTCAGCAGCTGACTCTAACTTGGTACACCCCTTGCTTCTAAAAGGATCAacatttatttttcttttggcaCAGCTTGATTACTAACACTTGTGACATTTACACAGAaggggtatgcaaacttcagtttCCCTCTGGCAACTTGCATTGTCATGTCAGGGATATACGAGGATGATTTGGACAAGGCTGATGAGATCATTTATACCGGACAAGGTGGAAACGATTTACTTGGCAACCACCGCCAGATTGGTTCTCAAAAATTGGCGCGTGGAAATTTGGCCTTGAAGGCAAGTTATACTGGTTCTTGTTTATTGCTTGTCCTTGGAATAATTTTTGATATTTGTCATGGTCAGTCATTGCAGATTAGTTCTTCATTTTGTTTGTCAGTTATAATTTAGTCCATCTTCTAAGCTGAATCTTCTAATATGCAGAGTTTTGATTGCTGTACATTCTTGAAATCTTCTAATATGCAGAGTTTTGGTTGCTGTACATTTTTGAGAACTGTTTATTTCACTTGAATCATGCCTAATTTATTTGAGCAGCATAATGAAGATCTATTGTACATTGTTCATTTGATAATTTTCTGTCATGTTACAGAATAGCAAGGATAATGGCAATCCAATACGAGTTATTCGAGGTCATGTGGCAAAGAATAGCTACACTGGAAAAGTCTACACCTACGATGGCCTATACAAGGTCTCGTCCTTCACTTAATCTGCTTACTTTATACCCCCCCTTTCCTTCCCCTGTGTTTACGTCAATTTGAGTATAGATATAGGTATTCCTACAGTATGTATCTTTGGCTGTAACTAGTTGTATTTACATGTTGGTACAAAAAGTATGTATAGTTATAATATTTAAGTAATTGACTCAAAGTTATAAAAGATTAACTGCAATATTTCTAAGAAATCATGTATTTATGAATGAAGGTGGTATCATTTAAATGAAATAGCGTTGTTTCATTATCTGCATTACTGCACTAGTTATTATTGATGAATGTTGGGTTCATTCTATTTGCCACTTGGCCCTGTATCACAAGCAGGATAACAAATTCATAGAAGCGCCAAATCCTTATCCAGAAATATACTCGCTCCGTCTAAAAGTGTCTCAACTTTttctacacactaaaaacatgtctagatacatccgtatataGATAAAACTGAGACACTTATtttaggatggaggtagtagttatTTATGATGGTTTTGCCAGTCTCCTGCTATGTTCTGTACTTTTGTTGTCTTCTCTTTGGCTAATTTTTTCATTTGTTATTGATGAATATAGTTGATCCCTCTGTTTTCAATCTTTAGGTTGTAGAAGACTGGGTGCAGAATGGAGTACAGGGGCACGTTGTATTCAAATATAAATTGAAGAGGCTCGAGGGCCAGCCATCTTTGACTACATCTGAGGTACTAGCGCTACAGAGTTTCTTTTATCCCATTTACCTTCACTACTGTTGCAGTATTTCATGTtaattgtttgaatttgaaaacctGGGGAATTTTACTATGTGCTTAAACAGTCTACCTTTTAGCTATGTGTTTACACGTTTTAATTGTTAGTTCAATTAGTGCCTTCTCCTCTAAAGATTGGCTAATGATTTTATGTGTATAAGTAGGTGACCCCTGCTACCTTGTGCCCACACCATGCTGTAGGTTGAAAACTGGCTTAACTGACCAGTTATTCAAGTAACAGATGTAGTTACTGTACAAGGCATTTGCCCGAACCTTTTTAGTTCACAGTTCACTATATTGTCTACGAATATTTTCTTGTTGCTGTCAAATCCGTTGTCTGTGTAGAACTTTTCATGTTTGTTCAATTTCATAACTGAAGATTATTCATAGCCATTTTGCAACTCTATCCTTGCTGATTTACAAATTTCTTTATGAACTGATGGCATCAAGACCACATGGTTCCAACTTCCGAACCCTCTCTGGTAACCATGCTACCCATAAGGAGGCTACAAGTTGGGCATACTATACTCAAGCACACAGCTACTGTATAGATGTTTGTAATGGAATAAACCTACTTAAAAGCTGATTGCTGTTCTGCTGGATATTTGACATATTTTTGGTTGTACTTTGTCCTTTGGGTTATTGCTTCCTCATATATCATTTTTTTTCTACAGGTGCGATTCACCCGAGCAGAAGCTCCCAGAAATATTTCTGAATTACCTGGGTATGTGATCCAAGTTCCAAGTTCATAACCTTCCTATTTCTCCTTTCATGATTTTAATATCTTCAATATGTAGTTCTTGTGTTCCAAAATTGAGGAGCCTCATGACTGCTGAACTATTAGTGTTTGTTCCACCATCCTGCTAGTTCTACATATCCTGATAGAAATAGTGTGTGCATTTTCCAAATAAGAGTAATCACGAGCTGCCTGTTATTTGATAGGTTGGTTTGTGATGACATCTCTGGAGGGCAGGAAAACATTCCAATTCCTGCTACTAATTTGGTTGATGATCCACCTGTTCCTCCACCTGGTATGTTACTAATACATTATTTTGGTTCTTTGGTTATTTTAAGTTTCAGTATACTGCCTATACTCCTCTGTGGGTAGGGCCAGATATTTTTCTCTTGGTATTTCTAGCAAATTTGTTACCAGCAGCTGTAAACAGTCATCATCAGTTTCTATTATTATATACTCCCACTGATCCATGTTACTTTTGCCACTAAAatgaatgtatctagatacattttTAGCGTCAAGTAATATGAATAGGAGGGAGTAATTGATTTGTTATGTCAGGTCTGTTTGCCTAGTTTGCTTCTATCAGTACCATGTTCCAATTTTCTTTGTAGTCTACTTTATAGTGGCTAAATTGTTCTCTGTTTACAACTGTTGCTATAGGTTTTGCGTACATCAAGTCTCTAAAAATTTCGAAGGGCATCAAGATTCCATCAGATTGTACTGGCTGTGATTGTGAAGGAGATTGTGCCAGCAACAAAAATTGTTCATGTGCTAAACTCAACGGTTCAGATCTACCTTATGTGTCATTCAAGGATGTTGGCAGGTAAAGAGTAACGTCCAAATTCCTTCTTTAAGCATGAACATTTCTTGCACTGTGAGCTAATGATCCTTCTTTAGGTTGGTGGAGCCAAAAGCAGTTGTATTTGAGTGTGGTCCGAACTGCAGCTGCAACCGTAACTGTGTAAATAGAACATCTCAACAAGGTCTGCAGCATCGTCTAGAGGTTGGATTTTTCTCTTATATCTTTTAatgttcctttttttttttttacttttttactTTATATGGAATGTTTGTATGTGCAACATGTGTGTGCAAAGCTGCTAATGATGCACTATCATAGATATAAGTGTAGCTGATATTGTTGGCTTTAGTTGTGGTCTTTTACTTTGATTTTGTGCTAGTAAAATACAATGGCTACAGGACATTTAAGTAACTAGTAAGGTGCCTTTACTATGTGTTGCATTTCCTTTATGTTCAAGTATTTGCTTAACAGCCTAAATTTATATGTGTAGGTATTTAAGACAGCTTCCAAAGGATGGGGAGTTCGGACATGGGACACGATCCTCCCTGGAGCCCCTATTTGTGAATATGTTGGCGTGCTCAGGAAGACCGAAGATGTTGAAAGCTTGCTACATAATAACTACATATTTGACATCGACTGTCTTCAAACTATGAAAGGTTTAGATGGACGAGAGGTACTAACTTGTTTCACTCTTTAATTTTTCATGTGTCTCTGCTTGTTTATGAGTACTTCCATTTATTTGTGATCTAACTGTCTCGCTTCCACTCTTCTGCAGAAAAGGGCTGGGTCTGACATGCAACTGCCCTCTCTCCATGCTGAGAACGATACCGAGGCACCACCTGCACCAGAATACTGCATTGATGCTGGCTCTATTGGAAATGTTGCAAGGTTCATAAATCACAGCTGCAACCCTAACCTATTTGTCCAGTGTGTCTTAATCTCTCACAAAGATGTTAAGCTGGCAAAGGTGATGCTTTTTGCTGCCGACACTATACTTCCACTTCAGGTGAGTTATTTCTATTGCATCTCCCAAATTTCTGCAGTCACAACTCTAGTTTTTTCAGGGGTATAACTGTTACGTGCTTTGCAGGAGCTCTGCTACGACTACGGCTATGTCCTGAACAGCGTTGTTTCTGCAACTGGAGATATCATTGAGCTGCCATGCTACTGCGGTGCCCCAGATTGCAGGAAGAGGCTCTACTAGCGGAGCTCCTTTATGGGTTGGAGGAAACATAATTATAAGTAGTATTAGGGGTATGAATGCTGCCATGTATGTGTATAAGACAATCTAGACATCCTATGATTATTGGCAAATGAAGAGCATTCTCATTTTGGGTAGTGCAGATGGCATGCTGGAACATCATAGCATGATATTTTGTGAACATGATCCATCCATATAAGAGATGGAAGATATAACCAAGACTTAGATAGGTTTCATGCTGGGCATGATATTTTGTGAACAATTGATCTATATAAGTTATGGAAGATTTAACCATGGGAATTGTTTAGCCTATACATGCTCTGGATCCTGCTTTTGAAATATATCTTTTCATGTACCTGCATTTTTTCTTCTGAAATCTGTATTTTAAACATGTACCTTAATTTCGTATGCTGTATGTGTCGTCCCTAGATAGGTATTCAAGGACAGAAAAGTATGCCTGGGATGTCAAGATATACGTTGTACTGTATCCTGCCACGTGCCATCCATTTAGTAGTATGGCATATCAATTCATAGATCACGGCTATATATAGGCATTAATTTGTGCCGTCTCTTGGATATATTTGCATGCTTGAGATAGCTGTTTTGTTGCTTTACAAGGTTTACTTCTTGCTGATTCTGGCTTGGTGCCAGCAGCTGTAGCCATGACACTGATTTAATTAACTTCTTGGATGAAGTGCAATGGGATGACATTAGCTGTGCAGTGGTTAAGTTCTTGCCAATTTCTGCTCGTTCCAAATAAGCAATCTTTGATGTGCCGATCTTAATTGCCAAGATAACAGAGGATAAATCCCATCCGGGCGAGTCCTGGATGCGCGTCCATCAATCCATCACGGTAAGCAAAGATGTCTGGCAACGGCGACTCACCGGCGGCTGCTGCCACCACGCCGAGGTCTCGTCTGCCGCGGTGGACACGGCACGAGACGATGGTGCTGATCCAGGCGAAGCACGCGACCGAGCGGCGGGCGGCGCAGCCGGTGCGGCTCAAGTGGGCTGTGGTGTCGGCCTACTGCCGGCGGCACGGCGTGGAGCGTGGGCCCATGCAGTGCCGCAAGCGCTGGGGCAACCTCTCCTGGGACCTCAAGAAGATCGTCGCATGGGAGAAGAacctcgccgccggcgccgccgcagaGACGACGGCTGCGCCGCTCGGCCCGTCGTTCTGGGACATGCGAGGGGAGGAGCGGCGCGGGAGGCAGCTGCCGTCCTCGTTCGACCGGGAGGTCTACGACGCTATCGTCGGCGGCGCTAACACCAAGCTGCTGTCGTCGCCGGACTCCGGCGAGGAAATGGACCTCGCCGAGGGCGGGGACGACGCGGACGAGCATCCTACGCCGCCACCGCAGCCGATCATGGCCGTGCCCATCTCAGGTCAGCACTCAGAACCTCTACATTCGTACGCACGCACGTTCTTGCCAGTTGCCACGTCCGTACCGCAGTCTTAACTCATACATCACACGTTTTCGCCGTTGTGTCTGCACGCAGTGAGGATGTACGAGCCAGTGCCACCAGCCTCCTCCCAATCTCAACAAGAATGCTCTGATCCAGGTACCAGATGAACTCCATTTTTTTCACATTTCATACGTCAAATCGGTGCAATGTTTATCGATTCGTTGAAAGCGAAAAGGGAGAACATGCAAAAAATTACCATCTGTTTGGGCTTGCAGTGACGGAGAGCGCCAAGAAACCGGCGTCAGAGAAGAACTCGACCTCGCAGCAGGACAGCGAGGCGACGTTCGGCGCAGGAGTCGGCGCTGCGGATGGCACGGCCACGGCGACCGGGGCGACGACGAGCTTGGGGAGGCTGGTGGCGGAAGCGCTGGAGAGGGGGAACCGTGTGCTGGCGGAGCAGCTCGAGGCGCAGAGGGCGAGCTGGGACGCGGACAGGGAGCACCGCAGGGCGCTCCTCGGCGCCGTCAACAAGCTCGCCGATGCCGTCGCCAGGATCGCCGACAAGCTCTGAGGGAAGTATGAATCAAACCTGATGCGTTAATTTGTTCATCGTCGTCAAATTCTGAGGAAGGATCGCAAAGAAGTAGTTCAGGTGCATTCGGAAATTCAGAATACTTGCCAGTAGCTGGATTTAAACGATACtccgtacctttccctttgatatTGAAAATTTTCGCCTGTCAGATTATATACTGGTAGTAGTTATTAATGAAATGGTGAACTGGGTTCAGTGAGTTAATCATGATGAGTGATGATGAAATAATGCTGGTTTAATCCCGTCTCCTGCCGTCTAATATCCAGCTTCGTACCTGCCGGCAGGGGCCTGCCTGCCGGTGACAATGTTGTACAGGAATAGGAATCACAAATCAAAGCACTGCTGAAATAGCAATTTCCTCATGTGACTTACTGACTTACGAACCGGGACAACGGCAGTTATGTCACTGGCGATTCCTGGGCTGAAATAAGATTGCAGGATGGCATGCCTGAAACCTGTCCAGGTGTTGAATGGGATGTAGTCATATGACCTGaaaaatctttttttttttttttgcgaatctaTGACCTGAAAAAACTGGACCTGCATGTACTGAACGATTTCGATTTATTCCTAAAGAAGTAGCCGGAACCTCCCTTGCGTCATTGTCTCCACGTCGATTCATCTTTCCATATAGGTTTATATTTTGGAGCGAATCCCACTTTTTACCCCTCGATTGTGCAGTTGTCAGTTGTGACATGTATCATTCCAGTCAGTAAAAATTGTACCAGAATGTCACATATAACAAAGTCTGAACCGCTTTTACACCATTTAAGCATTTTGCCCATAATGATAGACAATACCGACATTTAAGGTAGATGTGGCGCGACAACAATGTGTAAAGCTTGAAGGGAACCATGGACGATCGTGTCGAGCCTTctcttttccatcttttcaagtggacTTTTAGAAAAGGCCTTCTCCTATTCTTTTTAATAAAGTTGTGGATACTTTGGCTATTCTTATTGCTAAATATGAAACCGAGCTTAAGTATCTTTGAATAATTATCCGAACTGAAGATAAACTTCTAAAAGAGtgattttttttttggctttggtCAAGCAAAAACTGTGGACGCAGTATAGGAACTTATTCGGTTCCGAGTAAGGGTCATTTCTATTTTGATATTTGGGAATTCTAGTTCATTTCCGATGTTTAGAAAATGGAGAATGAAAACTAGTTGAGGACTGTTTTGAGAAAAAAAACTCACTAACTGGCTAGGTAAATGAAAGAGCAAGATCTCTCCatagtgttttgtgtgtttgataacaacactcgaatgtATTTCACCGTGTGCATAGTTGCCTTGAAAGATTTGCAGGTGCACGGTGGCCTCGCTGAACACCTCACGATCGGAAGACTCAAAagtgtagttgataggttttctggttttgtgtgtgtgtcgcgaggcgatgtggttggagagaaaaagagaagaaatcAGTTCCAGcatgaccggtagtaccggtaccgaaaacggtagtaccgctaccgtcTTTGGTACCGGT
Coding sequences within it:
- the LOC127345471 gene encoding trihelix transcription factor ASR3, with the translated sequence MSGNGDSPAAAATTPRSRLPRWTRHETMVLIQAKHATERRAAQPVRLKWAVVSAYCRRHGVERGPMQCRKRWGNLSWDLKKIVAWEKNLAAGAAAETTAAPLGPSFWDMRGEERRGRQLPSSFDREVYDAIVGGANTKLLSSPDSGEEMDLAEGGDDADEHPTPPPQPIMAVPISVRMYEPVPPASSQSQQECSDPVTESAKKPASEKNSTSQQDSEATFGAGVGAADGTATATGATTSLGRLVAEALERGNRVLAEQLEAQRASWDADREHRRALLGAVNKLADAVARIADKL
- the LOC127345470 gene encoding histone-lysine N-methyltransferase, H3 lysine-9 specific SUVH4 isoform X2, whose protein sequence is MEAMDSVAVMEVAAVPDPVFVGAAPLTPPPEASVLRRSARCLNRPRVPIYAEKEEPKQPTGRRGRPKKKRDAENHDPAAEAQVPAKVARKAVKAEPKEKKPMPVVEPISAADFAGAAAEDDALGKGKSAKLRVKETLRAFNSHYLHLVQEEQKRAQAVIQEIEASKNKKAGKKGGEDEIKEKRPSKRPDLKAITRMQENNSVLYTEKVIGQIPGIDVGDQFYSRAEMVVLGVHSHWLNGIDYMGMKYKEMKGYANFSFPLATCIVMSGIYEDDLDKADEIIYTGQGGNDLLGNHRQIGSQKLARGNLALKNSKDNGNPIRVIRGHVAKNSYTGKVYTYDGLYKVVEDWVQNGVQGHVVFKYKLKRLEGQPSLTTSEVRFTRAEAPRNISELPGLVCDDISGGQENIPIPATNLVDDPPVPPPGFAYIKSLKISKGIKIPSDCTGCDCEGDCASNKNCSCAKLNGSDLPYVSFKDVGRLVEPKAVVFECGPNCSCNRNCVNRTSQQGLQHRLEVFKTASKGWGVRTWDTILPGAPICEYVGVLRKTEDVESLLHNNYIFDIDCLQTMKGLDGREKRAGSDMQLPSLHAENDTEAPPAPEYCIDAGSIGNVARFINHSCNPNLFVQCVLISHKDVKLAKVMLFAADTILPLQELCYDYGYVLNSVVSATGDIIELPCYCGAPDCRKRLY
- the LOC127345470 gene encoding histone-lysine N-methyltransferase, H3 lysine-9 specific SUVH4 isoform X1, producing MEAMDSVAVMEVAAVPDPVFVGAAPLTPPPEASVLRRSARCLNRPRVPIYAEKEEPKQPTGRRGRPKKKRDAENHDPAAEAQVPAKVARKAVKAEPKEKKPMPVVEPISAADFAGAAAEDDALGKGKSAKLRVKETLRAFNSHYLHLVQEEQKRAQAVIQEIEASKNKAGKKGGEDEIKEKRPSKRPDLKAITRMQENNSVLYTEKVIGQIPGIDVGDQFYSRAEMVVLGVHSHWLNGIDYMGMKYKEMKGYANFSFPLATCIVMSGIYEDDLDKADEIIYTGQGGNDLLGNHRQIGSQKLARGNLALKNSKDNGNPIRVIRGHVAKNSYTGKVYTYDGLYKVVEDWVQNGVQGHVVFKYKLKRLEGQPSLTTSEVRFTRAEAPRNISELPGLVCDDISGGQENIPIPATNLVDDPPVPPPGFAYIKSLKISKGIKIPSDCTGCDCEGDCASNKNCSCAKLNGSDLPYVSFKDVGRLVEPKAVVFECGPNCSCNRNCVNRTSQQGLQHRLEVFKTASKGWGVRTWDTILPGAPICEYVGVLRKTEDVESLLHNNYIFDIDCLQTMKGLDGREKRAGSDMQLPSLHAENDTEAPPAPEYCIDAGSIGNVARFINHSCNPNLFVQCVLISHKDVKLAKVMLFAADTILPLQELCYDYGYVLNSVVSATGDIIELPCYCGAPDCRKRLY